TTGTGTTTCATCCAGTAATCATACCACTTACTCTCTACTTGACTTGCATCATATTTAGATGGAATTTGCATACTTTGGAATAGTTTTTGAAATATAACATACAAAAGTACTTATATTTCTTTTTTCATTAAAATTAAAAGACGTGTTATTGTGCAACAATTCAAGTTTAACATATTTATAACGTTGCCATACATCTATTTTTTTTGTTTTATGCTGAAAAAGTGAGTAAGTTTACAATCGAATTAAACATATATATTATGAAAAATTTAATTACAATATTATTTATTGGGCTTATTAGCTTCGCTGCTAATGCACAAGACAAAGTTGCAAAAATCGAATTTAAAGAAACAACAATTGATTACGGCGTTATTGAAAAAGGCGCTGATGGTGTACGTGTTTTTGAATTCACCAATACAGGTGATGCACCATTAATTATTACAGACGTGAAGTCTAGCTGTGGTTGTACGGTTCCAAAAAAACCAGAAGGCCCAATAGCACCAGGAAAAACAGGTGAAATTTCAGTTAAGTATGACACAAATCGTGTGAACCCTATTCGTAAAACAATTACGGTTCTTTCCAATGCTAACACACCTACTGTGGCACTTAAAATT
Above is a window of Bizionia sp. M204 DNA encoding:
- a CDS encoding DUF1573 domain-containing protein gives rise to the protein MKNLITILFIGLISFAANAQDKVAKIEFKETTIDYGVIEKGADGVRVFEFTNTGDAPLIITDVKSSCGCTVPKKPEGPIAPGKTGEISVKYDTNRVNPIRKTITVLSNANTPTVALKIKGEVIDPSKTSVLEKKSSSVMNQ